The Desulfobulbaceae bacterium genome includes a window with the following:
- a CDS encoding KamA family radical SAM protein yields the protein MSWQKLVNKSVTSITGLEQVFATDFPGLDRVTERYPMRINPYYLGLIKKHGAPLFKQVVPDIDELHDGVCYEDPLDEENLSPVPNLIHKYPDRVLFLVHNQCAVYCRFCTRKRKVGTSRMKISESTIAAGIEYLENTPAVRDVLVSGGDPFLLSDEALDSILSRIRAVSSVEIIRVGTRVPCVLPMRITKKFAQMLKKHHPLYVNTHFNHPAEITPEAAEACGRLADAGIQMGCQTVLLKGVNDDAEVMKTLMRRLLQIRVKPYYIFQTDMTKGTNHFRTTVAKGLDIMKQLIGHTSGLAVPTYAIDAPEGGGKIPLLPDYCIEHGETMTFRNYCGKICHYR from the coding sequence ATGTCGTGGCAGAAATTAGTAAATAAAAGTGTCACATCAATTACTGGTTTGGAGCAGGTTTTCGCTACAGATTTTCCTGGGCTTGACAGGGTTACCGAGAGATATCCTATGCGGATTAATCCCTATTATCTGGGGTTGATCAAAAAACATGGGGCGCCCTTGTTCAAACAGGTTGTGCCTGATATTGACGAACTCCATGATGGTGTTTGTTATGAGGATCCCCTGGACGAAGAAAATTTAAGTCCGGTTCCAAATCTGATCCATAAATATCCGGACCGGGTTCTTTTTCTTGTGCATAACCAATGTGCAGTCTACTGCAGGTTTTGCACCCGGAAGAGGAAAGTCGGAACCAGTCGGATGAAAATATCGGAGAGTACAATTGCTGCCGGAATCGAATATCTGGAAAACACACCGGCGGTAAGAGATGTTCTTGTTTCCGGGGGTGATCCGTTTTTGCTTTCTGATGAAGCTCTGGATTCGATATTGTCGAGAATTCGGGCAGTGAGTTCTGTTGAGATAATTCGTGTGGGCACCCGGGTTCCGTGTGTGCTGCCCATGCGTATTACCAAGAAATTTGCCCAGATGTTAAAGAAACATCATCCTTTATACGTTAACACCCATTTTAATCACCCAGCTGAAATCACTCCGGAGGCAGCGGAGGCCTGCGGTCGACTTGCAGATGCAGGTATCCAGATGGGATGTCAGACAGTGTTGTTGAAAGGTGTTAACGATGATGCAGAAGTTATGAAAACCCTTATGCGGCGTTTGTTGCAGATTAGGGTTAAGCCATATTATATTTTTCAAACGGATATGACAAAGGGTACCAACCATTTTCGCACGACAGTGGCAAAGGGGTTGGATATCATGAAACAGTTAATTGGCCATACATCCGGGTTGGCAGTACCAACCTATGCCATTGATGCCCCTGAGGGTGGAGGAAAGATACCGCTTCTTCCTGACTATTGTATTGAACATGGGGAGACAATGACCTTTCGAAACTACTGCGGCAAGATCTGTCATTATCGGTAA